The segment ttattctctttccatctcgttcatatctatttttctgcctaacaaaaatgaggaaggaaatcCAGCTCAAACTTAAACTTAGATACAGCTGTTCTGTGAGTCAGCAGCAGCCTCCAGTATCCTTGCCACCCTAGGTCTGCTAAGCAGTCCTTCTAGCAGGGGATCAGAGTCCCCAGTCACTGAGCCTTGCCAAGTCCTTGGCAGCCTCTCCCTTGAGACCCCTCACTTCCCTATGCTCTGTCCCCATTTCTCCTGCTGTCTTCTGCAGGCCGTTTCCACTGAGAAAAGGTATAGTGTGTCCACTATCCAGAATCTCCACTTTTTTGACCCCTTTGCTGATGCAAATAAGGGTTATGATCTGCTTCCTGCTGGCACTGAGGATTATACACATATAATAATTCAACAGAGAAACAGCAGGAACACCCTCACTACTGTCCAAGGGATCACTGATGATTACAATACAAAGGAACTGGTGAAggtgtttaaaaagaaatttgtctGCAATGGTATTGACAAGCCAGGGACCTGAGacgagcatcatgattaattttccaaacaagcTGAGATATAAACggtatagtaaaaacaggaaggattctatcttaaggctaaaattctattttaaaagccaGACAGTTAGGAGGTAAGAGTCCTAACATATTCTTAggtaaacagacaataactcaacctGCCTTTAAACAAGGCGAACAGTCCTAACTAATATATTCCCAGAGAAGCCACTATCCTGGAGAGGAACCAGATGAGTAAATTTCTTGTGCTAGGTTTATTTTGCAAAATTgctagaggactgataatagaagggAGGAGACatagtgtctctcaccagagataagcatcttgagaccaccTGACAAGTCTACCCCCTCTgaccctttgtcacattcctgaaaaatgcttaaaagagGGAACCTCCAGTCTTTCAGCACATCTTCTTTCTGAGAACgcccacactttcctttctttaaatgcATAacattaaataaagctttctcactgcccAACCTACTTGCGTTTTGTCTTTCTGCATTTTTCCAGTGGTAtgcatctttgtttctttgctactTCATTTTTGTTTAGAAGTCTTCACTTAGTGTCCATGTcactcctgataagtagggagaggctgctgagagctcagatttgggcctgtgagtacccatcacctgggtgacccggatGGAACTGCGCTGCAGGGCCCTGCCTACAAATCTCCCTTCTTTGggatgttttcagaatataatctcactgCATCCTGTGCACCATGGCTCCCtgaatcctggggtggtaggagctGGTCCCCACACTGTGTAGATACAAGTGGACAAGAGACGCCTGGTGACCCTGACTTCTGGAGCTGGCAAGGGAGACTTCCCTATGCCGAAAAGTTCAGTAAGCTCCCGCTCCGTCCTTCTGCACTTCACTGCCCTCAGCTGCTGGCAAGGCCACTGCCATACATTACTACTCTCACTTAATAAATGGCTTCCTTACTTACACTCttctgacctgcttgagaattatttctccatcagagtcaagaaccctcccccaaccaggttgaagtttcacctggtgcacagggagagacctcccagatgcagctgcccagcaacagttCTGTAACGGAGCATCCAGAACGTAGAGAAGTCATTCAGCTACAGGGTGACCAGAGCAGGAACATATGCTAGTTCCTGATGGAGAAGAACTTAAGGACCACCAGCTGAAGGTTCATGGCTTTTAAGCACTGTTGGCTCACTCAAGCTTAAGTGAAGATTTCCTTGCAGTGAGCTGAATTTCTCTTCTGTCCCTTGtcacaaatttaaaaacattaaaaacattacAGCTTGTGTAATGTAACGATTTTGGGTCTGCTTTTAACTTGGACTAGTGTAACACCTTCATGCAATAAACTGAAAAgagccacatacaaaagaaaaaagaaaaaaaaggaaggggaTCTGAGTCTGCGTTAGTGTTATCTAAGGGCCAATGGGGAATCCCACCTAAAACACTGTTCTCcatgttttgagaaaaaaattaaggaggAGATAATGTCTGGAGAGTTAGCAAAAGAAAATCACCTAGAATCCAGAGTGCAAAATCCCAAGAACAAGTCAAAAATTGCCACTATAGTTTTTAGAAAAGAGAGAATTTATCAACATTGATTGATACCATTAAATTCATGTATAATATACAACTCCTGTATATTTTCAATTATTCACTGCAAGAAAGCTTCTTTTTGTGTCAGTATCCTTCTTTTCTCCTACTACAATTTTTTTTGGGTCATATTATCCCTTTTTTATTAAGCAGAGtttgtctttttaaagaaaatctacaTGCATGAAAAATGAGAAGTCTCACACTCGGAATGGTATCATGTCACAGTTGCTTAACATATTGAAATTGGAGGCTTTTATCCACAGTTGTGACATGAAACATCTCCAGTAATAGCCTTTTGGAAAGATAGAAGGGAGGATTTTGCAAAGTTGAGGTGGAGCAGAGGATCTtgtaatacagagaatacacatGACCTGGTGTTTCTTGAGGAAAGTGTTATAATAGGTAATGGTTTTCCCTTCCTTTTAAACTAATCATTTTTACTATCCACTGAAAAGCCTTTCATATGTAGCTCTATTATGCACTTCCTCAATTTTAGACTCACATTAGTCTAGGTTCTCTCCCCTGCAACCCCGCTGGCTTCTTTCAGCCGGGACACAGCAGGCTGCTGCTTTCTCCCTGCCAAGGTCCCTTGTTCacacctcccctcctccctgacACATACTCACACCCTCACATGCCCACTAAGTTAACATTGCCCCCTCATTCTTCAGTCTCCAGATCAATCTCCCTTAGATCAGAAAGACGTCCTGGCCACCAGATGAGGTCAAGCCCTCATGAGCCTTTCTTTGTAGTGCATTAGTAATGTCTGGTATTGTATAGGCATTTAATAGACATTTTATTAACTTAATGAGTTATTGACGGTTTCATCCTAACTCATTTGTCATTTGAAGACtacaaatggaaacacaaaatgctattttaaaccaAGAATGAGTATATCCAGTGAGTTCTAATTCATGTTGTAAAAGTAATTATTTAgtgcttgtgggtaaaattgcagtatttccagagtcTCCCTCCGGGCTTTAGTAcacctccatatcaacaggtgtttccaaggggtggagagtacgccatctccatatcaataggtaattacaagggccagcgaGGGATGGGAGGTTGGGTGGTTTTTTGCTCTTCTGCTGCTGCAGCCAGGTCCAGAGAGAcatgggacaactgcttgtaagcaataaatgggtttcttaaactttatttctccctttgactgattttggtttcaaaggtattttgcccccggATTTTCACCCCAGAGTTACAGTGCTCCATCCATTTTCAGATGTGATGAGAACTGAAAGTGGGTGAAGTTAAAATTGCAAAGCATCCGCCAGTATTCCTGAGCTCCTTACCAGAGAAATGTGAATAAAACTCTTTTGTTTAGTGAAGTCTTTggatttttcattcaacaaatatttatagagaaaCTACTCTGCTCCAGACTTTGTTTCAGGTGCTACTGATAGTGTTAGATAAGTCTTGGGAAACTTAACACTGATTCATTGTAAATCATAAGAATATGATCATCTCATTTCCCAATTGGAGATTAACTTTTATGTCAAAAAGACAAAGGGATTACTTTTACTTTACTCATGCTTCCTTTCCACTTTCACATGTATTCTATAATTAGCAAAAGAATCATTTGTTTTCATAAGTTGTAATATGGGAATAAAATTCAACTTTATagagtaattattttttttgaatgAATCTAATTATTGCTGTAGAAATTCTAGAGTTCaaaaagcacaaacaaaaaaatttataCATCATACGTGAGGTCATCTTAATTGGTTTCATTTCTGTGTGCATATACCACACTCTCCCTAGTGGACACACAATAGAATCACATACCATTGTGAAAATAATTATTGATTTCAAGGCATCAAGGCAAGCTCCACACAATATAAGCATGGATAACATTTAAATTCTGTTGTCCAGGAGCTTATACGCTAGTACGAGAGATACACAAATACACAGATAACAAGAATAattacatattcatatatatttggttttggtatGTATACAAATGTATGGTAAGCTATTAAAAAGGAAAGATGACAACTGCTGAGGATGgtgctagaaaaaaatattttaaatctcctTAAAGGAGATGTTATTTAGATTAATGTTGAAATCTTGATAGACTTTCAACAAAAACATGTTTTACATgtggagaaaaattaagaaagtagAATAATATCACTATATTTCTGTCTAAAACTAATACAAGTGATATGCTTGTCAGCTGTACTCATACTGACTGTTCAGAGAAGCAGTTACTAAATTATACTGAATTTCCACTCTACTAATCAagagtttttgtttgctttttctgtaCAATTAAAAGGTTGCCAATCATTAAAATTTCAAGATATTTTCCAGTCTTGGACATACATACTTATGAGGCTAAATGAATGCCCAAATTTCATCTAATTGAGTAAGATCTTTAGGGATATAATTTTGCCACATATTAAATATGTGTATAAGAAACTCAGATTATGGCATTTCATTTCTACCACAAATGAGTTTTTAGAAGGTAGATACTGCCTTGAAGGGATGCTATATTTTCTGAGATAACTAGCCATACTAATTGGTCAGAAATGAATCTCTTCTTTTTGTATATGTCTGCACACTGTGGAAGATCCTTTTCGCTCTGCAGAGTTGACAGCATTTTAAAATACCAACCTTAACAAATGTAGTTAGCTAGGCATATTTGCCATGTTCAGAAAATGGAATAGGAATTAAAATAGAACTTTCCTTTAAAGACTCCGAATATGATGACTTCAGTGGTAGGGCAGAGCTGCACAGAGTATGATGCCAGCCTTCACCTCTCTGACTTCATATTTGGATGAAAAATCTTCAAAAGAAACTGAGCATTGAAACCATGTCTCCTATGACCCAGACTCACTTCCCAGGCTTGTTGACAGCATTTGTGAAATTGAGGTGATAACCCAgcaaaaaaagtagaagaaacaaTAATAGAAACCCTGAAAGATGGAAATCTTGTTCATTTTAAAGTTgcttgtctttaaagaaataaatattatgCTATTTTGATTTCTGATTTAAGTATGGAACATAATCATTGTACATAGCTTGAGTAATATAGATAATACAAGGTAAACATAACATTCATCTGTAAGTTTGTAACACAGTAAGTATTGGTTCACAATTGTGAGAGCTTCCTGGGTGAAATTGGAAACTGGTACCTATATGAAGAAGGCAGGGAGAGACAGAAGAAAGAGGCAGATCACTCCTGGATGGCATTTTAAAGAGCAAGAGAACTTACATACGAGGCTTGTCCTGGGAGGCCTCAGGTGAGTAGATCTCTTCACCCACCGGCCAGAATCTTGGAACTAAAGATAGAGGCCTTACCTGGTTCAAACACATGTTTGGTCCAGAGGGTCTGAACACCTTACTCTATCAAGGCTCTGTCCTTTAAATGTCTCCTATTATGGAAATAGTGTACAGAAtgtacattccaaggacaggggaggggaTGTCCTATGATTGCTTGGGTCCAGCTTGTGGATCAATGGGCAGTCACATTCTCTCAACGACCTTCTCCAAAATGCCACCCCTTGTGACTGGCTCTTACAATCTTACATGTCCTTCCTCTTGTGCAATGTGCCCTGAATAGTCAGCAAGGAGTTTCACTAGCATGGACATGGATCCTTAGGCAGCTATCTGGTGACATTGGAGGCAGATACTATAGCAACACTATAGCCACATCAAGAGAAAACACAGATTAAGGTAGTAATTGCCAAAATACGCAACAACTTTTTCCACCAAGAGTCCCATGATCTgaaccactgtctactagtctaAGGGTCAGATCACTTAGGGCAATCACTTGTGTTCTCACGTGATTTAATAATGGTGATACATTAATGGACTCATCAAGTATGAACACATAACATACTCTTTGGATAATGGCACAGGTGCCTCCTTCAGGCAGTACTAATGTCAAAAGCCATCCTATTTTTGAGGTCATTTTTTCTCATTGAGACATTTTAATGTTCAGTAAGGCCAGGGTTTGTTATCTATCATTTAAGGCCTTGCTGGGAGAATTTAGTAAAGACTTCTATGTGTGCTATAACATCCTTTAAGCCAATAGAGGGAACAAAGACTGTGGCCAAAAGATAGTACCACTGGAAAATGGAATGGTCCCATGTGGCTTGAGGAGAGGGCAGTTGGCAACTTTCATTATCATGGACCAGATTCCCCCAGTGCTCAGGGAAAACTCAGGTTGCAGTAGCCAAACCACCCAAGTGGAAGCCATAGCCAGTGATTTGTGTCACACAACCACTGGGTCCCATTCAGGGCTACTTGATAAATAAAGTCAGTGCCAACCAGTCACTATCCTTTCATGTGATGGAATGAACATAATTCCAGTGGTATCCATCCCATATTCCTGGTGTAAGTGGGTTGGTTCTGTTGAAGAgtgattttttctgtttctaataTGGGGGTGCATGAGTGCTCAAATGTGTGTAATCAGGGGTAATCCACCTGAACCCATCCAAATCTGAGTGTAGCCACCCATGCCtctgatggtggtatttttaggACCCTTCTGGGCAGCTGTTTGATGGGCTGCCCCTGTAGTttgattgaaggaaaaaaaaaaccactcacATCCAGTGATATTGGTAGTGTGTGACACAAGCCAGGTTTTGAATCTATAGTGGAAATATCAGATGAACTAAGAGTCCTAACCTTAGCTTGTTCTTCTTTCACGTTCTGCATTTGTGCTTTCAGTCCCCACCCTGGAGGGGTGACACCCACCATGGGATCCTGATGATCTAGAAGGGCAGGTGTCTACATACCTGACAGCTGGATTAATTCCTTTGCCAGGCATCCCAGTGGCCCACTGTAGAAAGGTGTTTCTCTCAGGTGCCCATCCTGTGACTGGACATCACAGGAGCAGCAGAAGTCTAAGGTCAGAAAGACAGGTGTTCAGTAGGAGCATCTGTGGGAAGGTCTTCCCTTTCTACCAGAATTATTCTTGTGGCCTGGTCCTGAGATGTTAATGCGGCTGTAGCTTTAGGAACTTGACCATACATGCTGGCCAGGGACGACGGCATTGTCAGGCATGAAGAGATGACTGGGGTTGGCTTGTGCCTGACCAGGACCCCcaccttcttctttctttcagtgGTGCATATTTCATTCAAGGGACAGTGCATTCCCACAGCTCCAGCTTGTAGCAGGACAATGGGATTCCAGTGGAGATTGAGTAGTTGCCCCTCACGCAGGAATGCAAAGTAACTCACCCATCATGGTGAGATGTCCCACTGCAGATTCCAATAGATGACGCCTCTGTGTGGTGGGGCTTGGTGTTCTCAACAGCATAGCCCATAGATCCacagcaagagttgtggcaatgTCTGTCTCCTGAGACTTCTACACCTTTACAGAGTTAGTGTCTCTGTAAGGGTCCCCGGCTGGCATGTGGGACAACAGACTCTATTGGTTGATCATTCAAATGTATTAAAGCCTGGGAAAGAACTTTAGTCCATCTAGCCAGCATGGTTTATAACCAGTTTGCCAGTCCCTCACAGGTTGGGAACTCCAGTGGATGGCCTCAGACTCCTTTGGCAGTTGCCTTGGGCATTGTTTAGAATTCACAGGACATGTTGTTTACAACATTAACCAAGTTGCTATATTTCAAGGGCAATCTGGCATGCTTAGTGATATACCATACCACCTGGGTGCTATGGAATCTGCTCTTACTATGTGCTCAATCTGCTACCTATGAAGGGGTTGATCACCAGGGCTGGTACTTGGGCTAGGGCATCAACTTCCTGATTGCCAGGGGTGTGGAAAACAGTGCCTTCAATACTTTCACCATATCTTGACCCCAAAAGAGCTTATTCGTGAACATTTACCCTTTGGCCTCCCATTTTCCAAGACATAGAGTTAATCCCTTTAGAACAGCCCTTCAGTACAAAGAGTGTTAATGTCCAGGCTCATGAGTAAACATCAACCAAACCACACTGAGTTCAGTCTTTCAGCTGCTGTGGTTTGTTTCAGTTTCCATCCAGATAATGTCATTGGTGGGCTGAATAGCAGCCACAA is part of the Manis pentadactyla isolate mManPen7 chromosome 1, mManPen7.hap1, whole genome shotgun sequence genome and harbors:
- the LOC118912230 gene encoding LOW QUALITY PROTEIN: eukaryotic translation initiation factor 1-like (The sequence of the model RefSeq protein was modified relative to this genomic sequence to represent the inferred CDS: inserted 1 base in 1 codon; substituted 1 base at 1 genomic stop codon), which codes for MGDIESGEAVSTEKRYSVSTIQNLHFFDPFADANKGYDLLPAGTEDYTHIIIQQRNSRNTLTTVQGITDDYNTKELVKVFKKKFVCNGTVTEHPERREVIQLQGDQSRNICXFLMEKXLKDHQLKVHGF